From a region of the Sulfuriferula plumbiphila genome:
- the yidD gene encoding membrane protein insertion efficiency factor YidD, with amino-acid sequence MSRLLIYLVKVYQYAISPMMGTHCRFTPTCSQYAVEALTKHGAAKGFWLSMRRLSRCHPRHPGGYDPVP; translated from the coding sequence ATGTCTCGGCTCCTGATATACCTTGTCAAGGTTTACCAATATGCGATCAGCCCCATGATGGGCACGCATTGCCGTTTCACGCCGACCTGTTCTCAGTACGCTGTCGAGGCGCTCACCAAACACGGTGCGGCCAAGGGTTTTTGGTTATCGATGCGTCGACTATCCCGCTGCCACCCGCGTCATCCGGGTGGTTATGATCCTGTACCCTAA